Within Rhododendron vialii isolate Sample 1 chromosome 12a, ASM3025357v1, the genomic segment ACACCCAGCCCATTCCAATACGCAAAACCCGCAACTATTAGAGCATCCGGCCCTTACTCGAACCATTACCCGAAATTGAAATATGAGTAAAAAGCCTGAAAAACTATCTCCAGTCATTTACCCATGTGAAGCCCAACGTGTCCCCCGTCGGTGGGATGGAAAAGATATTGTATATAAGTGATTTCGACTAACTACTATATAATTTGAGGTTAATTTTTTGAGCCACGTGATTAGACGAATGGTTCGCAGGTTATCTGACACGGGTCGTTatagttggtatcagagcacaacccCTATTTTACATGGTGAGTCACCTCTAAAATCTGGTACGAGCACACTGATTGTGCTATACAAAACTAAGTGTCACTTCTAGGGGAAGGTTGTTAAGCCAATACAACGAGGACGTTGAACCCTcaggtggggagattgtgaaGCCCcaacttgtcccacattggtgggGAAATGGGAAAAGATATTGTATATAAGTGATTTCGACCAGCTACTTGATAACTTGATATTAATCTTTTAAGTCACGTGGTTAGACGAATGATTAGCAGATCAGCTAGCACGGGTCGTTACAACCCATTCCCATATCAAACTAAATTTTCCTGATTTTCTTTTTAACCAATATCAAGGAGACCTAACCCCTATACCAAATTTACAATGATAAGTTTTTGGTTGCTCGTGGTGGTGGTTCCGTGTGGTGGAACCTCCAACAACGGAGAAGGTTTGGGCTATTCAATCGATTTGTGGATCTTCGTGACGATATCGTTGTTGTCTCGCATGAGTCGTTCATCAATAGAGAAGGAGATCATCGTCATCGTTAGTGGAGAAGAGGAGTCGTCGTCATCAACAGAGAGGAGAAATTGAAATACTACCAGTACTCGTAcgtttaaatttttaaaacacaaaatatgaggaaaaaaaaaaaggaaacttgAAGGTTAACTATTGTAGTGGGTGATCCCCTTTTTCTCCTTGGTTttttgggcctttttttttttcctcaaattttttttatttttcagttttgcaccatatttttataaattattagtttgtctcgacAAGAAAAATCGTAAATGTACAAAAATTCGCAAAATGTTTTAGAAATACAGTATCTAACAGAGAGACCAAAAGGCCAAGGCTGTCGCCCGCTTGGAGAGTCAATTTTTTGGATCCGTCACTGATGGTGGGCTGACAGAAAACTTGGGCCTGCCACAGAACCAAGCCCGACCGAGTACTTGCTCCCAACCACCCACACATGATAATGGGCCTCGACCCAGGCATACCGAGCTTCGGATGATCAGACTCGTTGGAGTATTACAAAACTTTTGCAAGGCTTGATTTTTTGGCTCTGCCTACACCTaaaatgaacgactcagatcatTTGCATGAGTGGCTTATACAAAATTTTTGTCAAATATTTTGAGTGGAACCGGCCCTTATAAGAGTATTTTGcataggtatatatatacatacaggtATTTGCATAATTATTTCGTGGTTTTAAATAACAGTTACTGTTTGGTTCGATTTTTCTGTGCGCTCCACACGAAACCTAAAATCGAAACCGAACTGGTTAATTTTTCagaatcaaaaaccaaaaccatggTTAAAAAATCGGTTAACAACCACACAAGCAATATGGTTCGATTTTTCAGTGCACTTCACACGAAACCAAAATCGAAAACTGGACCGACCGATTTTTTCGGAATCAAAAACCAAAGCCACGGTTAGAAAATCGATTGACAACCACACAAGCGATTTGGTACGTTTCGGATAATCAACGGTTCGGGAGAGATTGCAGTAAAAGATTTTTGGGCATCTGTAaggggcactgaataatttccCTTACGCAGAAACAGCGTAGGCAAAACCCACGCCTCATCTGCCCTTTTCTGAGTAGGGCTTGTGCGACTCGTTCGTTTGCAGTCAGTCTCAGTCCCCTCCtggaaagaaaaaatggaaGCTTTCCGTCAAGCCGTCGTCAACACCCTCGAGCGCCGCCTCTTCTACATACCTTCTTTCAAGATCTACCGCGGCGTCGCCGGCCTCTACGACTACGGCCCTCCTGGCTGCGCCGTCAAGTCCAACGTCCTCGCCTTCTGGCGTCAGGTCACCCCACCATCTCCCtgcatcactctctctctctctctctctctctctctctctctcatatcctGCTGAAATGAAATCCAGTTCCGGATTTTATGAGCAGTAATTGACATTACTTAAGTAGCTCGGATTATTTATGGACGTTTTGGCGATTTATACCGCAGAATTGTTACCTTGTTGCGTTTGTGTTAAATGGAGAAGGTTTCTGGCAACTTGAATTGCTATTTGGGCTTGTAGAACAGTAGATTGTGTGTTGACACTTAAACAAAGGTCTGATTAAAGTGGCTACGTTGgcatattttgtattttgtttgccTTTGAGATTGAGAAAGAAAATGCTAATTGCTTGCCTTGATGCTTAGATACATGAATAGAGAATCTTTTGGAAAGTTGACCAATTATAACGCGTGTTTTTCTGTTTGTTGAAATTCTGAATGAGACTGTAAACAgcattttgggtaaaaaatacTACCTTCGTTCAGGAAAAAAAGTTGAGTCCACAAAACGAGAACTAAGAAATGCATTAtctttaaaaactcattttgcGGGCCAGGCAATCCTTTTGGAACTGAGGGAGTAGTCACTATGCTGATGTAGACATCAATAAGCACAACAATCATGCATAAAAACTTTTATTCCTTAAAATGAATTGGAAAATATGGGCCTCCTAATTCCCATGCTATACTCTTTTACTGGAGAATGAACACTCCAGCTTCAACCCAGACCCATACACATGTCACCTCATTATTTCGTAGAGGTCTAAGAACCTTGTCTAACTTCATATATTCAAGTCATGGATAAAGGAGATGAAGAGAGTAGAACAGTGAAATATGGAAATGTGTGTTCAGTTCAATTAACATTCTAACTCAAACACCAAGGGGCTTGGCTTTCTATGGACAAGATGACAACACTTCTAAAGGCTTTTTGACATGCCTCTTTGTAGAAGGGTTTGAAAGAAACTATTAGTTTAAGTTTGGACATGTAAGAAAAAGTCTAACTCACTACGGATGGCATCCTATAAGTAGTCTATAAGGTGATAAGTAAAATATGTGGTGTTTCCTACACGTTTTTGTGCTTGtttaattaattttctattgTGATGTTATCCTTCTTCTCTAGTAAAGCTCTCCAATACTGTTTATGGTTTGCTGTATGATGATTGTGACATCAGCTCTTTTGAGATTAAAGGATTCTCTAATGCCTTAGTTCGTCCCTATTTCAGCATTTCGTTCTTGAAGAGAACATGTTGGAAGTTGATTGCCCATGTGTGACACCAGAAGTTGTGCTTAAGGCATCAGGTCATGTTGATAAGTTTACTGACCTCATGGTTAAGGACGAAAAGACTGGTACATGTTACCGTGCGGATCACTTACTCAAAGATTTTTGCAAGGAGAAGCTAGAGAAAGATCCTAAGATCACAGAAGAGAAGGCAGCAGAGTTTAAGCATGTTATTGCAGTGTTGGACGAATTTTCTGCGGAAGAATTGGGTTCAAAGATCAAGGAATATGGTATTACTGCGCCTGATACCAAGAACCCTCTGTCTGCTCCCTATCCATTCAACTTAATGTTCCAGACCTCAATAGGTCCATCTGGTGTAAGCCCAGGGTAAGAATACTTCtttgataatcaaaatgtaTCTTATGAGGAGTTCTCTTGCGGAGTATTATTTATGGTGCCTTATCCATTTTGTAAGTGGgtttaatttctcttttttcattCATCATAATGTGATGCAGGTACATGCGTCCAGAGACAGCGCAAGGCATTTTTGTGAACTTCAAGGATTTATACTACTATAATGGCAACAAGCTTCCTTTTGCTGCTGCTCAGATCGGTCAAGCTTTTAGGAACGAGGTTCCAAATCCTTCTCTAGTTCATGCATCACTGTGCATGAATTATCTAGTGTATTTGTAgcccaattttctttttgtggttGGAAGTGAAATTAATTGATATTCTTTCCGGTTTTATAGTCGCCAGAAAAAAGGGATGCCGAATTTAATTTAAACATGGCATATTGCCTTGAAAAATTGCAGATATCTCCTCGTCAAGGTCTATTGCGAGTCCGTGAGTTTACTTTGGCTGAGATAGAACACTTTGTGGATCCTGAAGACAAGTCACACCCAAAATTTTCTGAAGTTGCAACCCTTGAATTTCTAATGTTCCCAAGGCAAGACCAGGTGTCTGGACAATCAGCAAGAATAATACGCCTTGGTGAAGCTGTTTCTGGGGTTGGTTTACTGTGCCATTTTTAGTTCTTGCTTGCCAATTTTATCACTTAAAGGAAACCTGTACTTGGCATCTCATAAGTGTTTCCGGTTGTTCAGGGCATTGTGAACAATGAAACACTGGGCTACTTTATTGGGAGAGTGTATCTATTCTTGACATATCTCGGAATAGATAAGGAGCGCCTACGGTTCCGACAACATCTTGCAAATGAGATGGCACACTACGCTGCTGATTGTTGGGATGCTGAGATTGAATGTTCTTATGGCTGGATTGAATGTGTTGGTATTGCGGATAGATCTGCATATGATTTACGCGCACACACGGTAAGAGTTTTATGATCATTTAGAGGAAAATTGTTGCATTATTATGTATATTCTGAAAtgagtgtttcaattttctattGTGACAAAAGAGGTGAATTGTGTCAAGGCTTTCGTAGGAATTGTCCCACGATAAAAGAAAATCATGTTTTCTTTAGTTTCGACAAAGATATGAAAGGACCCGAAATAATAACTACGTTCTCTTTCATGTTTTAAGCTTGGAATTTTAAGAAAAACAGTATGACCAATATTCTGAACTTTGGAGTTTTCTGTTTTCTATTCCTTTGATGTAGGATAAAAGTGGTGTGCCCCTAGTGGCAGCTGAGAAATTTGCAGAACCTATAGAAGtggaggtctctctctctctctctctctctctctctctctctctctctctctctctctctctctcataaccatatgtgtgtgtgcgccCACACATGTGTATACTAACATTTATGTTTGCATGTGTACAAATAATGTCTGGATATAACCTTATGAAAGTTTTCTAATCCTGTTTTTATCAGAAACTTGTTATAACTCCAGTTAAGAAGGAGCTGGGCCTTGCATTCAAGGGTAACCAGAAGATGGTGGTTGAAGCATTGGAGGTACAGTACAGTCTCATTGCTAGGCATGTTCTTGTGGATATTTTTATTCCTTGCTTTCTATTGTGTTGTGTTCTTTATGTCATAGTTTGGGTATGTTTTGTTGAATCATTTGTAGAGAGTAGGTCAGGGGAAAGGGGATTTTATCAAAGATACTGTTCTCTGAATACTGACATGTGCAACAATTCCTTTTTTCCCGGCAGGCAATGGGGGAAAAAGAAGCTATGGAAATGAAAGCCACTTTGGAGTCCAAGGGGGAGGTAGAGTTCCAAGTTTGCACACTAGGGAAAGATGTCACTATAAAGAAGAACATGGTGACAATCTCtaaggagaaaaagaaggaacaTCAGAGGGTTTTCACGCCCTCAGTAATTGAACCCTCTTTCGGTATCGGGAGGATAATTTACTGTCTCTATGAGCATTCCTTCTATACACGGCCTAGTAAAGGCGGGGATGAACAGTTGAATGTGTTCCGTTTTCCTCCACTTGTGGCCCCTATCAAATGCACTGTATTCCCATTGGTTCAGAATCAGCAATATGAGGAAGTTGCCAAACGCATAGCCAAATCATTAACTGCTGCTGGGATCTCATATAAGATTGACATAACAGGTATGCACTACACGCATGCTTAAGCATGTTGACCGACTTCCTGTTCTATGACATTATAGATTTTCATAAAAGTCTGTTGAGGTCTGAGAAGTTGGAGTTCACTTTTATCTACTTCATATCCCTTGTTTACGTTATGAAATAAAAGAATAGTTTTTTAAACTAGAAAGGGAAAGTGAAGAAGGGCAGATTAGACTGCAAAGAGCAAACTAGTACATCCCTGAAACTTTGTGGGAATGTTTAAAGAAGGATTCACAAGACTAAAGAATTATAATTTTACAGCTTCTCAGTTTGTCGGGGTCTGCCATTCTCTCTTTCATCACGTCCTCTttttttgctttgcttttgTTGTCTACCCTATTGCTTGGTGTATTAAAGCTATCGAAGTTTCCTTTTAAACAAGGAAACCATCTGTTATGCTGCGTTCTCGATTCTCTGCGCTCTTCATTTTGGTGGTTCTATCATAATATGAGCTTTACTGGGAGTTTTAGTCTCCCTGTTGAGTTGCACTGACTTGCTTCCGTGCTTAGTTAGATTGAATGAGAATTGGTTGGTTCATAGAGGTCACCAAATTAGGTCTGGCGCATAATCCGATATACAGCCCAAGCCAAAACTGTCTTGGTATTTTCGAAGGGCTTTAAGCCTTTAAGGTTTGTGATTTTTTGGCAGTTTCTACCCATGTGCTTCCCTAGATTTGCAGGTTACGATCCTCTCTCCATTGCGAGTCTTTTTGAACAACAGGATCATAGGCTAATATAACTCGTTTGATTTGCCTTTGGGCCAGAGATAATGGCATTAATTTTTACTGTCTTCAGTATTGGTTTCGTTGGTGGTTTGATGAACTCACCGTTGCGCACGAGACTTTTCAATTTGATGAGAAATATTTATCTAAAATTTTGTATGTTGTAGGTACGTCAATAGGGAAGCGATACGCGAGAACAGATGAACTTGGGGTTCCCCTTGCCATTACAGTGGATTCGACAACTTCGGTCACTCTGCGAGAGAGGGACAGCAAGCAACAGATTCGAGTTAGTATAGAGGAGGTGGCATCTGTGGTGAAGGAGGTGACCGACGGGTTGAACACATGGAATGACGTGCTGTGGAAGTACCCAACTCATTCATCTGCTGCATCTGAGGATTGAACCTCTGGAGTTTATTTATAGTCTAatggtatttgtttttttgtcggTAGATTTTGCCATATTGGTATACACAAGAGTTATATTGGCTGGCCCATGTGAATGGGGaatttttgtgactttttaCTTCGAACTTGGGTGATAGATTTATGCATTCCACTTTTTTACGATGCACTCTAAAATTTGGCATTTAGTGCGAATATTACACACAACCTATTCCTGTGGAGTTGCACACAATCTGGTTGATTAGACATTGGTGTTGTCTTGCCTGAATTCGTATTTGACAGGAGAGGAATGGATGGACAAATTCTAACCCTTTATTTCTCTTTTGAtaaatactccttccgttctACTTTAAAATGTCTTCTACGGAAATTCGTTCGTGCGTAAttgtactttaatttggtgtaaaaccTAAAATAATAGTAATATATAGAAGTATATTCCTATATGTTTTGGGGGGTTTGAAAACACACGGATGTCTGTAGGggacatttaaagtgggacggagggagtgtaACTTTGTCAAATGGATCAAGATGTTCAATCAACTTCAACTTTTTATTTAGATGAGAAACACATAGATACCTACAAAGAAAATGACTTAGATTATCAAATAAAATCGTGATGGGTCTTATTTTACATCACGTGAAGACCTTTTTCCTTGCATGCAAATGTCACATCTTCGCCTTGTTAATGGAGGATGTTTAAGCATTCTTGGCGTACCCAGACACCTGGTTTTGTAACCTATCTCAATGtgaaaaaactcaaaaggaaatgaaatttGTCTCTTCaaatgtttattttattttgggggCTGTTTAATAGTAGACCGGATTAGGCTTTGATTAGCTGTCGCATGAGACCCATTTCAAGCATTCTCAGGGGCTTGGGAGGAAGGGGGTTCGGACTACAA encodes:
- the LOC131312023 gene encoding glycine--tRNA ligase, mitochondrial 1-like, which gives rise to MEAFRQAVVNTLERRLFYIPSFKIYRGVAGLYDYGPPGCAVKSNVLAFWRQHFVLEENMLEVDCPCVTPEVVLKASGHVDKFTDLMVKDEKTGTCYRADHLLKDFCKEKLEKDPKITEEKAAEFKHVIAVLDEFSAEELGSKIKEYGITAPDTKNPLSAPYPFNLMFQTSIGPSGVSPGYMRPETAQGIFVNFKDLYYYNGNKLPFAAAQIGQAFRNEISPRQGLLRVREFTLAEIEHFVDPEDKSHPKFSEVATLEFLMFPRQDQVSGQSARIIRLGEAVSGGIVNNETLGYFIGRVYLFLTYLGIDKERLRFRQHLANEMAHYAADCWDAEIECSYGWIECVGIADRSAYDLRAHTDKSGVPLVAAEKFAEPIEVEKLVITPVKKELGLAFKGNQKMVVEALEAMGEKEAMEMKATLESKGEVEFQVCTLGKDVTIKKNMVTISKEKKKEHQRVFTPSVIEPSFGIGRIIYCLYEHSFYTRPSKGGDEQLNVFRFPPLVAPIKCTVFPLVQNQQYEEVAKRIAKSLTAAGISYKIDITGTSIGKRYARTDELGVPLAITVDSTTSVTLRERDSKQQIRVSIEEVASVVKEVTDGLNTWNDVLWKYPTHSSAASED